A segment of the Funiculus sociatus GB2-C1 genome:
AAGATCCTCCCGTACCTGTCCACATTCAAAAAGAACCGCCTTTCTGGGATGTGTTTCCCGAAGATCCAGAAGTGTTCCGGTTGGTGGTACAAGCACGGGCTTTTGGTGTGTTGCGACTAGAAGAAAATCGCAACACTAAAGAAAATACAATCCGCTACACAAGAAAAACTGTAATTGGCACAGAAAATGTAGATATTGCTTCCGGTTGGGAAGAAGCTGTACAAGTGTTGGAAGTGCTGGCGTGTCGTCCTGATAAAGAGGAAATTCAGCGTCGAGTGACAGCACTCCTTGCCGCCGCTGATCAACCCCAAGAGAAGCGAGTTTTATATAACCAGTTGATGGCTTATCTGAAGCAGCGAGAAGTGGAATTGGAGAAAAATGGGGGAACTGATAGTCCAGATTACAGACGCGAAGCTACGATTATTCAAAATGTCATAGCTGCCAATAAGTTAAATGTTGGTGAAGGTGTTGGTGTGGTGATACCAAAACTGCAAGATCAGCCGCCTGTTAATAATGGTGGTGCTGCACCTGCACAGGTTTTCTGCACCAGTTGCGGCAACAAAAACCCCGCTAATTCTAAGTTTTGTTCCAAGTGCGGTACTCGACTGGTTCAATTCACCTAAATTAATCGATACCTTGATTAACTCGTTCCCAGGCTAAGCCTGGGAACGAGAAGGTGGTCTTTATCTCACCTTTCGATAAATGGCACAAAGGCGATTTGGTTTAAAAATTTTAGCTTTAAACATGAAATTAGGGGGGACGTTAATAATCAAGTGATCCTCAGATTCGTGGAATTTCTCAAATTGGGCTGGCATCCCTTTGGGTGTGGCTGTGCTGTAGGGAACTGGCTGGAAAAGAAATTCTGTAAATTCCACTTCTTCGCACTGCATTTGTTCAGTAATCTGCTTTACAAAAGCTTCACCCCTTAATAAATTAAACAGAGTTTCTTTTGCCTCTGGATCGAGGGTAAAATTGCCATCAAAATTTTCAATGATTTTCAGACCCATTTTATGTACAGCTATTTATTAACGCCTTAGAAAGGATAGCAATAAAATTGTCACTTCGAGCAATTTATTGCATTGGGCGATGTTTTTTTGTAACAAACTCCTTCACAGGTTCGCAATCAACACCAGCTTTATAGATTAAGAATAGTGAAGTATCTGAAATTGGGATAATAACCCAAGCACCAACAACCGCTTGAGCTGCATCGGAACTACGAACTAGAGCTTTCTGGAATAAAGCTATTTTTAATCCTGATAAAACTGGGGATTGAGTAATCCGCTGACTACCATTATTGCCAATAATATCCAAAGAAATAGTTTAGGCTTTTTGTACGTCCACTACCCAATATTTGCCAACATTTAATTCTTCATATAGTAACTGTTTCTCTTTATGGAATTCTTTATTTCCTCCTTCTGAAGCGCTCGGTCGCACCTAGGCGGTTGGTCTAAAAAGTATATTGGACAGCTCAAATAGGATTGCTATAGGATTTATAAAAATCAAAAATTGAACATAAAAGTTAGATCAAGGGTAAATCCAGGTAGCACAGATTCCCCTGATAAAGTAGGTGGAGTTTGATCCTGTGAGAAATTAATGATTTCTACATCTTGATTGGCACGATAAATTTCTGCTCTAGTAGTTTGAGGGTCAATCAACCAGCCAAGGCGCAAGCCGTTGGCGAGGTAATCGAGCATTTTGGTTTGGAGTTTTGACAAGCTATCTGTTTGGGAACGCAGCTCAATTACAAAGTCTGGACACAGAGGAGGAAATCGCCGCTTATCTTCAGAAGATAAGGCTTCCCATCGTTCTCGAATTACCCAAGAGACATCAGGCGATCGCTTCGCGCCATTGGGTAATTGAAAGATGGTGGAAGAGTCAAAGACATAACCTAGTCGTGTCTGACGGTTCCAGATAACCACATCGGCATTTAAATCGGAATTTCTAATACCAGTTTCTCCACCCGTAGGGGACATAATAATCAATTCTCCTTCAGATGTAAGTTCCATGCGCCATTCTTCATTTGCCATGCACAGATGATAAAATTGCTCATCTGTTAGAGCTACCATCGGGGGAACATTCAGAGTTATAGTTTCCATCGCTGATTTGAGGCGAACGTCAAGGTGGTTTTATTTTAAGCGATCGCATCCCCTAAAGGCGCTCCTTATTTGCTCAAAAAACTTTGTATTTGCCTTTTTACTTGATATTTCTGCACAGATAACTCAGACTGCCCATAAAATCACTCTTGGGGAATTCTATATATATGTACCTTAAAAAGTGATTCAAAGCCAATGACAAGTGGACAATCTCGGCTACCATCTAAAAAAGAGTGTCAAACGGCGATTAAGATCCTGACTCAATACGAGCGCCTCGCCAGAAAGTTTCAAAAGAATATTCCGGAAGATCGACTGGCAGAACTTAATCGTTTACGTGATGCTGGAAATATCACCATTAATGATATTCCCGCCACTCTGGGTCATGAATTTCCCGGAGTATTTGGCAACATGACGCTGGAAGAAATCCGCCAGTTGTGCAGTCAAATATAGGAGCGAAAAACTTTAAAGGAGAGTCATATGAGTTTTTACCCCGAAAACCATCTCAACCTCGAAGAACTGATCG
Coding sequences within it:
- a CDS encoding Uma2 family endonuclease; protein product: METITLNVPPMVALTDEQFYHLCMANEEWRMELTSEGELIIMSPTGGETGIRNSDLNADVVIWNRQTRLGYVFDSSTIFQLPNGAKRSPDVSWVIRERWEALSSEDKRRFPPLCPDFVIELRSQTDSLSKLQTKMLDYLANGLRLGWLIDPQTTRAEIYRANQDVEIINFSQDQTPPTLSGESVLPGFTLDLTFMFNF